The Fusarium keratoplasticum isolate Fu6.1 chromosome 4, whole genome shotgun sequence genome contains the following window.
ACCTACTTGGAAGCGGCATTTCCTCCACTCCGTGTGGACATCTTGTTAACGGCCTGGACCAGGTGGCTGTCGATGCGGTGTCCCACCActgcctccatcatggccagaTGCTCGAGGTTGTCGTGGGTCTGGAACAGAGCATCGCCAGTGAAGAACTCGACGAGGATGCATCCGATACTCCAAATATCGCAGGGATACGACCATCCGAGACCCAGAATGATCTCTGGGGCTCTGTAGTGGCGAGTCGAGACAACTGACGAATGATATTCATCCTGGAAGGTCGCGGAGCCAAAGTCGATCAATCGAATCTCAGTGTCCAGCAGAACACGGCGTTGAGTAGCCTGTCTGTTAATAGTCGTGGAAGACGAAGGGATCTTGCGGTTGTAGGTGAAGGTCTGGTATGAATGGTTGCAGAGCAAGATGTTCTCGGGCTTGAGATCGGTGTGAATCAGGTTGAGGTCGTGTAGGACTAGAAGTGGTCAGCGGCAGTTGAGCGGCGAGATTCGTTCTACTCACAAGCAACACTCGTAAAGAGTTGTCGGGCAAAGCTCTGAATTTGGCTGTTAGGGAAAGGAACGAAAGCGTTGCCCTTGAGGAAATCAAACACGCTCTGATCGAGCAAGTCCATGACGATGCAGATGTGGCCGCGGTAGTCGAAGCAATCCCGAAGATGGATGCATCGGTTCCGGTTCTCCTcatcgttggccttgagggtggCCAGGACACGGAGTTCAATCCTGGATGCATCCCGGTACTTCTGAACTGATCGGATAATCTTGACGGCAACAGCCTTGTTGCGTCTTCGGTCACGAGcctcgacaaccttgccAAAAGTGCCTTGGCCCAGGAGGCGGACGATTTTGTCTAATGGGGTCAGCTTGGAGATGAACTCGGAGCAACGGGCAACGTACACTTGTCTGTCAGTTCAGCATCCGGCACAACAATGTAgtggccatcgtcatcgtcgaccttgacgtTCTTGTTGTATTGTCGCTGAGAGGATTTGTCAGTGGACTCGGTCTGCAGAGAGCGATGTGGAGAATCAACTCACGTCATGGATAACCTGAACGTTGACCTcgccagccttcttgggTGGGTAGGGAGGAGGCTTGTAGGTGAAAAAGGGATCACCCAGGCCGTCGATATCGCGACGCTTGGCCTCGTTGGCTACCTGTTGTCGGGTCCGCTTCCGCTTGAGTGGAACCTGGACATCGTCATACTGGCCGTTGGAGGAAAGCGAAGTAGGTGCAGTGTTGAGAGCAGAATTGGTGCGGTCACTgctggagatggacgagCCAGTGGGTGTTGATGTCTGCAGCGGAGTGTTGTTTTGTGATCCCAGATACTTAATGTGGTAACCCGCGCCCTGGATGGTGCCAGGCTCATCGTCAcgtctcctcttcttggccacctgACGGCCCGAAGTGTTGTCGGTAGGGCCAGTGGCAGTGCCATTCGTGATTTTTCGACCCGTATTGGCCTCGGGCTCGGGAGTGTCGTCAATTACAATGATCTCCTTGGGGAGGCCATTTTTGTAAAAGTTGTTCCAATCGGGCTCACGAGAGCGACGACGCTTCCTGGAGGGCTGCTCCGCGCGAGCGGCAGGAGCGGCCTCAGGCATGGTTGCGGTAGAATAGTTCGCGTCgtgacgaggagaaggctCGTGGGCCGCAGGAACAGCACGAGAAACCGATGAGTGAGCGAGGCTCAGAGTATTCGATCCGGATGACGAGTACGCGAGAGGTGAGTGCTGATAGGGCGGCGGGAGTATGGCCGCAGTGTTATGAGAGGGCGAGGCGACCGACGAAACCGGAGGAGGGAGAATAGTCTGGCTCGTAGCAACAGAACGATAGCTGGCGCTGGGGTTTGCCTGGTATCCTTGGTGATGCGTGTGTGAATGGGTGTAGGAGGCAGGATAATGAGGATGGTGGAATTGTGCCAGTGTCGCCGTCGCTGTTGTCGGGGTTGACATCTTGATCAGAGCCGTCCAGGGCCAGATGCAGAAGTGAACTAGGAGAACAAAAGGGAAGGCCGAAGGGACGATGCCGTATCGAACGGTACGAAAGACCGATCaggtcgagtcgagtcgagtcgtATGCGCAGGCTCTCTCTCGTTTCGTTGCGTTGTATCGTGGGTgaaaaagaggaggagaagaggccGACGAGCGAGAGGCGAGATGGAACGGGGGACCTGGGGTGTTCTCGACGGGAGTGGGAGCCCGGACGATGTGATGGTGGAGGTGTGCACAAAAGGTCAGTCAGTGGAAGACGGGAAGCACCCGACAATGGGCAGTGGATGGAGGCCTGGCTCCAGCCCTAGCGGTACACGATACAGTGGGCTTAGCGGGTGGCATTCGGGGGTTCCAGTGAGGGGGTGGCCTGGAAGGGCGCTGTAAGGTGTCCACTGTGCGAGCCCGTCCAGGCTATT
Protein-coding sequences here:
- a CDS encoding Protein kinase domain-containing protein, with amino-acid sequence MSTPTTATATLAQFHHPHYPASYTHSHTHHQGYQANPSASYRSVATSQTILPPPVSSVASPSHNTAAILPPPYQHSPLAYSSSGSNTLSLAHSSVSRAVPAAHEPSPRHDANYSTATMPEAAPAARAEQPSRKRRRSREPDWNNFYKNGLPKEIIVIDDTPEPEANTGRKITNGTATGPTDNTSGRQVAKKRRRDDEPGTIQGAGYHIKYLGSQNNTPLQTSTPTGSSISSSDRTNSALNTAPTSLSSNGQYDDVQVPLKRKRTRQQVANEAKRRDIDGLGDPFFTYKPPPYPPKKAGEVNVQVIHDRQYNKNVKVDDDDGHYIVVPDAELTDKYKIVRLLGQGTFGKVVEARDRRRNKAVAVKIIRSVQKYRDASRIELRVLATLKANDEENRNRCIHLRDCFDYRGHICIVMDLLDQSVFDFLKGNAFVPFPNSQIQSFARQLFTSVAFLHDLNLIHTDLKPENILLCNHSYQTFTYNRKIPSSSTTINRQATQRRVLLDTEIRLIDFGSATFQDEYHSSVVSTRHYRAPEIILGLGWSYPCDIWSIGCILVEFFTGDALFQTHDNLEHLAMMEAVVGHRIDSHLVQAVNKMSTRSGGNAASKYFKRLKLDYPTPDTTRGSRRFVKAMKHLTDIIPSNNAFLKNFVDLLKKIFVYDPAQRITAKQALNHPWLKEMAQPDDGTEAAKIRLERIRMEQQGARHQYV